One window from the genome of Methylomarinovum caldicuralii encodes:
- a CDS encoding nucleotidyltransferase domain-containing protein, with amino-acid sequence MSVGVRLLPEQIEAIRRVVREVAGERARVFLFGSRTDPEARGGDIDLLVQLDRPLDEAARFRLKLELLARLYRELGERKIDLVIVADRPQTDFERQVIREAVPL; translated from the coding sequence CGGAACAGATCGAGGCCATCCGCCGCGTGGTGCGGGAGGTGGCCGGTGAGCGGGCCCGGGTGTTCCTGTTCGGCAGCCGCACCGATCCTGAGGCCCGGGGCGGTGACATCGACCTGCTGGTGCAGCTGGACCGTCCCCTGGACGAGGCCGCCCGCTTTCGTCTCAAGCTCGAGCTTTTGGCGCGCCTGTACCGGGAACTGGGCGAGCGCAAGATCGACCTGGTGATCGTCGCCGACCGGCCGCAGACCGATTTCGAGCGCCAAGTGATTCGTGAGGCGGTGCCACTGTGA